A portion of the Macaca mulatta isolate MMU2019108-1 chromosome 2, T2T-MMU8v2.0, whole genome shotgun sequence genome contains these proteins:
- the HCLS1 gene encoding hematopoietic lineage cell-specific protein isoform X1 gives MLLFLLHSPEGRLEHWGCSSRMWKSVVGHDVSVSVETQGDDWDTDPDFVNDISEKEQRWGAKTIEGSGRTEHINIHQLRNKVSEEHDVLKKKEMEAGPKASHGYGGRFGVERDRMDKSAVGHEYVAEVEKHSSQTDAAKGFGGKYGVERDRADKSAVGFDYKGEVEKHTSQKDYSRGFGGRYGVEKDKRDKAALGYDYKGETEKHESQRDYAKGFGGQYGIQKDRVDKSAVGFNEMEAPTTAYKKTTPIEAASSGARGLKAKFESMAEEKRKREEEEKAQQVARRQQERKAVTKMSPEAPQPVIAMEEPTVPAPLPKKISSEAWPPAGTPPSSEPEPVRTSREQPVPLLPVRQTLREDNEEPPALPPRTLEGLQVEEEPVYEAEPEPEPENDYEDVEEMDRHEQEDEPEGDYEEVLEPEGSSFSSAPAGSGCPVGAGTLGISAVALYDYQGEGSDELSFDPDDVITDIEMVDEGWWRGRCHGHFGLFPANYVKLLE, from the exons ATGCTGCTCTTCCTTCTGCACAGTCCAGAAGGCCGACTAGAACACTGGGGATGCTCTAGCAGA ATGTGGAAGTCTGTAGTGGGCCATGATGTGTCTGTTTCCGTGGAGACCCAGGGTGATGATTGGGACACAGATCCTGACTTTGTG AATGACATCTCTGAGAAGGAGCAGCGGTGGGGAGCCAAGACCATCGAGGGCTCTGGACGCACAGAACACATCAA CATCCACCAGCTGAGGAACAAAGTATCAGAGGAGCATGATGTTCTCAAGAAGAAAGAGATGGAGGCAGGGCCCAAAGCATCCCATGGCTATGGAGGTCGGTTTGGAGTAGAAAGAGACCGAATGGACAAG AGTGCAGTGGGCCATGAGTATGTTGCTGAGGTGGAGAAGCACTCTTCTCAGACGGATGCTGCCAAAGGCTTTGGGGGCAAGTACGGAGTTGAGAGGGACAGGGCAGACAAG TCAGCAGTCGGCTTTGATTATAAAGGAGAAGTGGAGAAGCACACATCTCAGAAAG ATTACTCTCGTGGCTTTGGTGGCCGGTATGGGGTGGAGAAGGATAAACGGGACAAAGCAGCTCTGGGATATGACTACAAGGGAGAGACGGAGAAACACGAGTCCCAGCGAG ATTATGCCAAGGGCTTTGGTGGCCAGTATGGAATCCAGAAGGACCGAGTGGATAAG AGCGCTGTCGGCTTCAATGAAATGGAGGCCCCAACCACAGCTTATAAGAAGACGACGCCCATAGAAGCCG CTTCTAGTGGTGCTCGTGGGCTGAAGGCGAAATTTGAGTCCATGGCTGAGGAGAAGAGGAAgcgagaggaagaggagaaggcacAGCAGGTAGCCAGGAGGCAACAGGAGCGAAAGGCTGTGACAAAGATGAGCCCTGAGGCTCCACAGCCAGTGATAGCTATGGAAGAGCCCACAGTACCGGCCCCACTGCCCAAGAAAATCTCCTCAGAG GCCTGGCCTCCAGCTGGGACTCCTCCATCATCAGAGCCTGAGCCTGTGAGAACCAGCAGGGAACAACCAGTGCCATTGCTGCCCGTTAGGCAGACTCTCCGGGAG GACAACGAGGAGCCCCCAGCTCTGCCCCCTAGGACTCTGGAAGGCCTCCAGGTGGAAGAAGAGCCAGTATATGAAGCAGAGCCTGAGCCCGAGCCCGAGAATGACTATGAGGATGTGGAGGAGATGGACAGGCATGAGCAGGAGGATGAACCAGAGGGGGACTATGAGGAGGTGCTCGAGCCTGAaggttcttctttttcttctgctccGGCTG GATCAGGCTGCCCGGTTGGAGCTGGGACTCTGGGGATCTCAGCTGTGGCCCTATATGATTACCAAGGAG AGGGAAGTGATGAGCTTTCCTTTGATCCGGACGACGTAATCACTGACATTGAGATGGTGGACGAGGGCTGGTGGCGGGGACGT
- the HCLS1 gene encoding hematopoietic lineage cell-specific protein produces MWKSVVGHDVSVSVETQGDDWDTDPDFVNDISEKEQRWGAKTIEGSGRTEHINIHQLRNKVSEEHDVLKKKEMEAGPKASHGYGGRFGVERDRMDKSAVGHEYVAEVEKHSSQTDAAKGFGGKYGVERDRADKSAVGFDYKGEVEKHTSQKDYSRGFGGRYGVEKDKRDKAALGYDYKGETEKHESQRDYAKGFGGQYGIQKDRVDKSAVGFNEMEAPTTAYKKTTPIEAASSGARGLKAKFESMAEEKRKREEEEKAQQVARRQQERKAVTKMSPEAPQPVIAMEEPTVPAPLPKKISSEAWPPAGTPPSSEPEPVRTSREQPVPLLPVRQTLREDNEEPPALPPRTLEGLQVEEEPVYEAEPEPEPENDYEDVEEMDRHEQEDEPEGDYEEVLEPEGSSFSSAPAGSGCPVGAGTLGISAVALYDYQGEGSDELSFDPDDVITDIEMVDEGWWRGRCHGHFGLFPANYVKLLE; encoded by the exons ATGTGGAAGTCTGTAGTGGGCCATGATGTGTCTGTTTCCGTGGAGACCCAGGGTGATGATTGGGACACAGATCCTGACTTTGTG AATGACATCTCTGAGAAGGAGCAGCGGTGGGGAGCCAAGACCATCGAGGGCTCTGGACGCACAGAACACATCAA CATCCACCAGCTGAGGAACAAAGTATCAGAGGAGCATGATGTTCTCAAGAAGAAAGAGATGGAGGCAGGGCCCAAAGCATCCCATGGCTATGGAGGTCGGTTTGGAGTAGAAAGAGACCGAATGGACAAG AGTGCAGTGGGCCATGAGTATGTTGCTGAGGTGGAGAAGCACTCTTCTCAGACGGATGCTGCCAAAGGCTTTGGGGGCAAGTACGGAGTTGAGAGGGACAGGGCAGACAAG TCAGCAGTCGGCTTTGATTATAAAGGAGAAGTGGAGAAGCACACATCTCAGAAAG ATTACTCTCGTGGCTTTGGTGGCCGGTATGGGGTGGAGAAGGATAAACGGGACAAAGCAGCTCTGGGATATGACTACAAGGGAGAGACGGAGAAACACGAGTCCCAGCGAG ATTATGCCAAGGGCTTTGGTGGCCAGTATGGAATCCAGAAGGACCGAGTGGATAAG AGCGCTGTCGGCTTCAATGAAATGGAGGCCCCAACCACAGCTTATAAGAAGACGACGCCCATAGAAGCCG CTTCTAGTGGTGCTCGTGGGCTGAAGGCGAAATTTGAGTCCATGGCTGAGGAGAAGAGGAAgcgagaggaagaggagaaggcacAGCAGGTAGCCAGGAGGCAACAGGAGCGAAAGGCTGTGACAAAGATGAGCCCTGAGGCTCCACAGCCAGTGATAGCTATGGAAGAGCCCACAGTACCGGCCCCACTGCCCAAGAAAATCTCCTCAGAG GCCTGGCCTCCAGCTGGGACTCCTCCATCATCAGAGCCTGAGCCTGTGAGAACCAGCAGGGAACAACCAGTGCCATTGCTGCCCGTTAGGCAGACTCTCCGGGAG GACAACGAGGAGCCCCCAGCTCTGCCCCCTAGGACTCTGGAAGGCCTCCAGGTGGAAGAAGAGCCAGTATATGAAGCAGAGCCTGAGCCCGAGCCCGAGAATGACTATGAGGATGTGGAGGAGATGGACAGGCATGAGCAGGAGGATGAACCAGAGGGGGACTATGAGGAGGTGCTCGAGCCTGAaggttcttctttttcttctgctccGGCTG GATCAGGCTGCCCGGTTGGAGCTGGGACTCTGGGGATCTCAGCTGTGGCCCTATATGATTACCAAGGAG AGGGAAGTGATGAGCTTTCCTTTGATCCGGACGACGTAATCACTGACATTGAGATGGTGGACGAGGGCTGGTGGCGGGGACGT